The segment GAGGCGCGCAGCGTGTAGTGCGCTTGACCGGCGGCGCGGGCGTGGCGCTTAAACACCAGCGCTTTTTGGCGGAACCCGACCCACGAGCGCAGGCCGCGCAAGTAACGGCTGCGTTCGGGCAGGCGCGTGATGATGTCCACGACCTTGCGGTCAAACAGCGCGAAATCTCCCGAGTCGGGTGGGATGTGAATGGAGGCGAGTTTCTCCATAATCCGATAAAACAGCCACGCGAGCGCCTGTTTCAGGGCGGGGTCGTCGCGGCTCTCGCGCACCCCGTAAACCACGTCGTAGCCCGCCTGCCACTCGTTGATAAAGCGCACCAGCTCCTCGGGCGGATCTTGCAGGTCGGCGTCGATCACCACGGCTGCGTCACCTCGGGCCTTGGCCAAACCGGCGGACACCGCCGCCTGGTGGCCGAAATTCCGCGAGAACGCGTGGCCGCGCCAGTGCGGCAGGGCCGCAGCCTGGGACTGGATAAGCGCCCACGTGCGGTCGTTTGAGCCGTCGTCGATGCAAATCACCTCGTGGCGGCCGGGCCAGCTGCGCATCGCCGCCTCCAGGCGCTGGAACAAAATCGGCAGCGCCTCCTCCTCGTTATAGCAGGGCACGATGACGGAAATCAGCGGGTCTTGGGGGCGGCTCATGGTGGCGTGATTTCGCTTCAGCCTTTCATGGCTGGGTTATGCGGCGGAAGGTGAGTTCACCTGTCGCGCGTGTAAAGCCTGCGAAGCAGCCCGCCGCGCCAAGTGCATTAATTAACACTTCAAGTGCTCTCCACATCTGGGGTTGTCTGTGCCTGTGAAACCGCGTGTAACTGCCGCTTCTTTCCGGATGCCTTCACCTCGCCTTCACGTTCTGCCTTGGAACCAACCGCTGGTGTCGGCCGTCGTCGCCTTTTTAGCCGCCGACTGGTCCGGTGCCGCCGCACTTGATCTATCCGACCAACTCGTGGTCGTTCCCACTCGCCAGGCCGGTCGCCGCTTGCGCGAAGCGCTCGCCACCCACGCCGCCGCGCGCAACCAAGCCGTTTTTCCGCCGCGCGTCCTCATGCCGGAGCAACTGGTCGCCAGCGCCGCGCCGGCCGGCACCACCGTCGCCTCGCGCGCCGAATTTTTATTGGCCTGGACCGAGGTGCTGCGCTCCGCCGATCTTACCGCCTTGCGCGCGGTGTTTCCCGTCGATCCACCGGCCCGCTCCTTTGCCTGGGCCTCGCGGCTGGCGCGCGAGTTTGTCCGCCTGCAGGCCACCCTGGCCGAGAGCGGCCTGCGTATGGGCGATGTGGTGACGCGCGCCGGCGAGGCTTTTCCCGAGGCCGACCGCTGGGTGCAACTGGGTGAACTGGAGGCCTCCTGTGATGCCGTCCTAGCGGCGCGCGGGCTGTGCGATCC is part of the Opitutus sp. genome and harbors:
- a CDS encoding glycosyltransferase family 2 protein, whose product is MSRPQDPLISVIVPCYNEEEALPILFQRLEAAMRSWPGRHEVICIDDGSNDRTWALIQSQAAALPHWRGHAFSRNFGHQAAVSAGLAKARGDAAVVIDADLQDPPEELVRFINEWQAGYDVVYGVRESRDDPALKQALAWLFYRIMEKLASIHIPPDSGDFALFDRKVVDIITRLPERSRYLRGLRSWVGFRQKALVFKRHARAAGQAHYTLRASLQLALDGVFSFSTVPLRLATYLGFGLCGIALGLAGTSLLLRHWPGALAPLGLGPEALPSSLALAVALFSGVQLVCMGILGEYLGRIYDEVKARPTWIIARSAEDPH